One genomic segment of Vagococcus intermedius includes these proteins:
- a CDS encoding sirohydrochlorin cobaltochelatase, protein MKKAILVVSFGTTYPETRKKTIEACETRIAQVYPEYDMHRAFTSNMVIGRIKKQEGLSINTTTQALKKLKSEGYEEVIVQPLHVITGSEYHKILKQASAFKNDFEKFEISRPLLTYHRDYEKVIVALKELTAPLKEHEAMVLMAHGSEHPSFATYACLDHMMKEEPVQICCVESYPHLEGTIAELKAQGKTHLHLYPFMLVAGDHATKDMASDEEDSWKSQLIRAGFVVEPHLVGLGESPKIQDIYLSHLQEIMTKEA, encoded by the coding sequence ATGAAGAAAGCAATTTTAGTTGTCAGTTTTGGCACAACTTATCCGGAAACACGAAAAAAAACAATTGAGGCATGTGAAACACGCATTGCGCAGGTTTATCCAGAGTATGATATGCATCGTGCTTTTACGTCTAACATGGTAATTGGTCGGATTAAAAAACAAGAAGGACTTAGCATTAATACGACTACACAAGCCTTGAAAAAACTAAAAAGTGAAGGCTATGAAGAAGTGATTGTTCAACCTTTACATGTGATTACTGGTAGTGAATATCATAAAATTTTAAAACAGGCTAGTGCTTTTAAAAATGATTTTGAAAAATTTGAAATTAGCCGTCCATTATTAACGTATCACCGTGATTATGAAAAAGTAATCGTAGCATTAAAAGAGTTGACAGCCCCTTTAAAAGAACATGAAGCAATGGTTTTAATGGCTCATGGTTCAGAACACCCATCATTTGCAACGTATGCTTGTCTAGATCATATGATGAAAGAAGAACCTGTCCAAATTTGTTGTGTTGAAAGTTATCCTCATTTAGAGGGGACAATTGCTGAATTAAAAGCGCAAGGTAAAACGCACTTACATCTGTATCCCTTTATGTTAGTAGCAGGTGATCATGCCACTAAAGACATGGCATCTGACGAGGAAGATTCATGGAAATCTCAATTAATTAGAGCAGGATTTGTAGTAGAACCACATTTAGT
- the cobA gene encoding uroporphyrinogen-III C-methyltransferase, translated as MTGMISLVGAGPGDCELLTVKGQRRLKEADVVVYDRLVNRELLSLVNPNCELIYVGKEPQYHPVPQDQIADILIEKAQKNQKIVRLKGGDPYVFGRGGEEGAALLEQGISFEVVPGITSAIGGLAYAGIPITHRYVAGSFHVITAHRGKEGLDIDWPVIAKLSGTLVFLMGVSELATISQELQANGKAESTPIALVHWATRSKQQTVVGDLTNICQKVAEAKITSPSLIVVGEVITLRDTLNVFESRSLFGKQLLMPMTAHQRLAHRLTDEGASVVTYPSAQRVETQWELPKISDKELVFTDAKSWSAFIKKWYDKGNDIRNLPQGISGVGHHTCQALAQSGIQLKQSGLSLSELRLTNEMIIFGSDREEKISEQANIPLIKTHIRVYDQRIKAELTEVSAICLPHSQAAEDLLHYYQLSELENLPIITMGEQTASVLKEQGLMVYQTSEPSFDAIINKIQEVLL; from the coding sequence ATGACAGGAATGATTTCGTTAGTAGGAGCAGGGCCAGGAGATTGTGAGTTATTGACTGTAAAAGGTCAAAGACGTTTGAAAGAAGCGGATGTTGTAGTATACGACAGATTAGTTAATCGTGAATTGTTGAGTTTAGTTAATCCAAATTGTGAATTAATCTATGTCGGAAAAGAGCCTCAGTATCATCCCGTTCCTCAAGATCAAATTGCAGATATTTTAATTGAAAAGGCTCAGAAAAATCAAAAAATTGTTCGGTTAAAAGGGGGTGACCCCTATGTCTTTGGACGTGGTGGTGAAGAAGGAGCTGCCTTATTAGAGCAAGGTATTTCATTTGAAGTGGTACCTGGTATTACTTCAGCTATTGGTGGACTTGCCTATGCAGGTATCCCGATTACTCATCGTTATGTAGCAGGTTCATTCCATGTTATTACCGCTCATCGAGGGAAAGAAGGACTAGATATTGATTGGCCTGTCATTGCCAAACTTTCAGGGACCTTAGTTTTTCTAATGGGAGTTTCAGAACTAGCAACCATCTCTCAAGAACTTCAGGCTAATGGTAAAGCCGAGTCAACACCAATTGCTTTAGTCCACTGGGCAACAAGAAGCAAGCAACAAACAGTCGTAGGCGATTTGACCAATATTTGTCAAAAAGTAGCGGAAGCTAAGATTACTTCTCCTAGTTTAATTGTTGTAGGTGAGGTCATTACGTTACGTGATACATTAAATGTATTTGAATCCCGTTCTTTATTTGGAAAACAACTATTGATGCCAATGACCGCTCACCAACGTTTGGCCCATCGTTTGACAGATGAGGGTGCATCAGTTGTGACTTATCCTAGTGCTCAAAGAGTAGAGACTCAGTGGGAATTACCAAAGATTTCCGATAAAGAATTAGTATTTACAGATGCTAAAAGTTGGTCGGCCTTTATTAAAAAGTGGTACGACAAAGGGAATGATATTAGAAATCTACCTCAAGGGATTAGTGGTGTCGGACACCATACGTGTCAAGCTTTGGCACAATCAGGCATTCAATTAAAACAAAGTGGGTTGAGTTTATCAGAGTTAAGGCTAACTAATGAGATGATTATTTTTGGTTCAGATCGTGAAGAAAAAATAAGTGAACAGGCTAATATACCTCTTATAAAAACGCATATACGCGTATATGATCAGCGAATTAAAGCTGAACTAACAGAAGTATCAGCTATTTGTTTGCCTCATTCTCAAGCGGCGGAAGATTTACTACATTACTATCAATTAAGTGAGTTAGAAAACTTACCTATCATTACAATGGGCGAACAAACAGCTAGTGTTTTAAAAGAACAGGGACTAATGGTGTATCAAACTAGTGAGCCTAGTTTTGATGCTATTATTAATAAAATTCAGGAGGTATTATTATGA
- the cobK gene encoding precorrin-6A reductase, with amino-acid sequence MILLLGGTSDAEKIAHQLTKLEKPFIVSVATDYGVSVTKKYTDSVYQGRMDQEQMIKFIKERKITLIIDGTHPFANLVSENAIAASAISSIPYLRYERDTCQEMSGVTHVATSQEACELALKTTGKIYLTVGSKTMAEYVAQLPLERIKTRVLPVVSVIKELSALGLNSDHIEALRGPFSTELNVALLKNAEASVLITKESGTTGGILEKSEACRQLGIPCIMIQRPKVDYPHVIHDPEDVSDWLVKEWHK; translated from the coding sequence ATGATTTTGTTATTAGGTGGGACATCAGATGCTGAAAAAATTGCTCACCAATTAACTAAGTTAGAAAAACCATTTATTGTTTCTGTTGCAACTGACTATGGTGTGAGTGTGACAAAAAAATATACTGATAGTGTTTATCAAGGTCGGATGGATCAAGAACAGATGATTAAGTTTATCAAAGAACGTAAGATAACGTTAATTATTGATGGTACTCACCCATTTGCCAATTTGGTTTCAGAAAATGCTATTGCAGCTAGTGCTATCTCAAGTATTCCTTATTTGAGATATGAACGAGATACATGTCAAGAAATGTCTGGCGTTACGCATGTGGCAACTAGCCAAGAAGCGTGCGAATTGGCTTTAAAGACAACGGGTAAAATCTATCTTACGGTTGGAAGTAAAACAATGGCAGAGTATGTTGCTCAACTGCCTTTGGAGCGAATTAAGACCCGTGTCTTACCTGTGGTGAGTGTCATTAAAGAATTGTCAGCTTTAGGGCTTAATTCCGATCATATCGAAGCACTAAGAGGTCCGTTTTCAACGGAGTTGAATGTTGCCTTATTGAAAAATGCAGAAGCAAGTGTCTTAATAACAAAAGAAAGTGGTACAACCGGTGGTATTTTAGAAAAAAGTGAAGCCTGTAGGCAACTAGGTATTCCTTGTATCATGATTCAACGACCAAAAGTAGATTATCCACACGTTATTCACGACCCAGAAGACGTGTCAGATTGGTTAGTAAAGGAGTGGCATAAATGA
- the cobJ gene encoding precorrin-3B C(17)-methyltransferase, giving the protein MLYVIGLGPGSKEMMSYEAVEAIEKCDVIVGYTTYVRIIKEMLTDQEVVSTGMKREIDRCEKAIEIALTGKTVGVISSGDAGIYGMAGLILELVGNHEKDLEVKVIPGVTASIGGAALLGAPIMHDFCHISLSDLLTPWEVIEKRLHAAASSDFVICLYNPRSKGRPDNLAKALSIISEYKSTETLVGIAKDVGRKKEQAIVTTINELDEELVDMTTIVIVGNKETYLAKGKMITPRGYSL; this is encoded by the coding sequence ATGTTATATGTAATTGGATTAGGACCAGGTTCTAAAGAGATGATGTCTTACGAGGCAGTAGAAGCGATTGAAAAATGTGATGTTATCGTGGGTTATACGACATATGTTCGTATTATTAAAGAAATGTTAACAGATCAAGAAGTAGTCTCAACTGGAATGAAACGTGAAATTGATCGTTGTGAAAAAGCGATCGAAATAGCTTTAACAGGGAAAACAGTAGGCGTTATTTCAAGTGGTGATGCAGGAATTTATGGTATGGCTGGTTTAATTTTAGAGTTAGTTGGTAACCATGAAAAAGATTTAGAAGTTAAAGTGATTCCAGGTGTGACGGCTAGTATTGGGGGAGCTGCTTTATTAGGTGCGCCAATCATGCACGACTTCTGTCATATTAGTCTAAGTGATTTGTTAACACCCTGGGAAGTAATTGAAAAACGTCTACATGCAGCAGCTAGTTCTGATTTCGTTATTTGTTTGTATAATCCTCGTAGTAAAGGAAGACCCGATAATCTTGCTAAAGCCTTAAGCATTATTTCTGAATATAAATCGACAGAGACTTTGGTTGGAATTGCTAAAGATGTAGGGCGTAAGAAAGAACAAGCTATTGTAACAACCATTAATGAATTAGACGAAGAATTAGTTGATATGACAACGATTGTGATTGTTGGTAATAAAGAAACCTATTTAGCTAAAGGTAAGATGATAACACCACGAGGTTATAGTTTATGA
- a CDS encoding cobalt-precorrin 5A hydrolase, with amino-acid sequence MVQKDKQLVYESVAIVSLTEAGRQQAECIETLFQGADSYVTAKRKKRVSEKLLPKASFKESLQQLFVDYDYLICIMATGIVVRSLAAVVEDKRYDPAVLVLDEKAQCVISLLSGHIGGGNDLTRELAEALGAIPVITTATDTQNVTALDLIAKSSKASYENFREKTLIFNSLLAAHGTVGFYQENPYIKDLRGLTVLDSLVEIPEKLDGLIVVSTNKEPSCFKTLTIPTVQVVPKHYLLGMGSRKDIAKEIVAQAFANFCELYDLSPLSISKIVSIDVKKNEKGLIALADQLACPFETYSKDVLKEASTYYPSSDFVKKQVGIGNVASSSAHYASNGQVLTERYSYQGVTIVLAKKDNNGGID; translated from the coding sequence ATGGTTCAAAAGGATAAACAACTTGTTTACGAATCAGTAGCAATTGTTTCACTGACAGAAGCTGGGCGTCAGCAAGCTGAGTGTATCGAGACATTGTTTCAAGGAGCTGACAGCTATGTCACAGCTAAAAGAAAGAAACGTGTGTCAGAAAAACTTTTACCTAAGGCGAGTTTCAAAGAATCGCTTCAACAACTATTTGTTGATTACGATTACTTGATCTGTATTATGGCAACAGGCATCGTGGTTCGTAGTTTAGCGGCAGTTGTTGAGGATAAGCGTTATGACCCCGCTGTCTTGGTTCTAGATGAAAAAGCACAATGTGTCATCAGCTTATTGTCGGGTCATATTGGTGGCGGAAATGATTTAACACGGGAGTTAGCTGAGGCGCTTGGGGCAATCCCAGTTATCACAACCGCGACAGATACTCAAAATGTGACTGCTTTAGATTTGATTGCCAAATCTAGTAAAGCTAGTTACGAAAACTTCAGAGAAAAAACACTGATTTTTAATTCTTTATTAGCTGCTCATGGGACAGTAGGTTTTTATCAAGAAAATCCCTATATCAAGGACCTTAGAGGATTGACTGTCTTGGATAGCTTAGTAGAGATTCCAGAAAAATTAGATGGTTTAATTGTTGTTTCAACTAACAAAGAACCGAGTTGTTTTAAAACACTGACTATTCCAACTGTTCAAGTTGTACCTAAACACTATTTATTAGGAATGGGTAGTCGTAAAGATATTGCTAAAGAAATAGTGGCACAAGCATTTGCTAATTTTTGTGAGTTATACGATTTATCTCCTTTAAGTATTTCTAAGATTGTGAGTATTGACGTTAAAAAGAATGAAAAGGGGCTAATTGCTTTAGCAGACCAATTAGCTTGTCCGTTTGAAACTTATTCAAAAGATGTTTTAAAAGAAGCCTCCACGTATTATCCAAGTTCTGATTTCGTAAAAAAACAAGTTGGAATAGGAAATGTCGCCAGTTCTAGTGCTCATTATGCTAGTAATGGGCAAGTACTGACGGAGCGCTATAGTTACCAAGGTGTCACGATTGTATTAGCTAAAAAAGATAATAATGGAGGAATTGACTAA
- a CDS encoding cobalt-precorrin-4 methyltransferase, with translation MSKVHFVGAGPGAVDLITLKGYKLLSQADVVIYAGSLINKELLNYCKEGCELHDSASMHLMQIIDVMDESVKAGKDVVRLQTGDFSIYGSIREQTEEMKKKNIEFDCIPGVSSFLGAASSIGAEYTVPEVSQSVIITRMAGRTPVPDRESLRSFAQHRTSMVIFLSVQGVGKVVSELIAGGYPEETPVCVIYKATWDDEKKVHGTLADIKDKVIEAGITKTALIMVGDFLGEEFYYSKLYHQKFKHEFRK, from the coding sequence ATGAGTAAAGTACATTTTGTTGGTGCTGGACCTGGCGCCGTAGATTTAATTACATTAAAAGGGTATAAATTGTTATCTCAAGCAGATGTTGTCATCTATGCAGGATCATTAATTAATAAAGAGTTATTAAATTACTGTAAAGAAGGCTGTGAATTACATGACAGTGCTTCAATGCATTTGATGCAAATCATTGATGTCATGGACGAGTCAGTGAAAGCTGGTAAGGATGTTGTTCGTTTACAAACAGGTGATTTCTCAATATACGGATCAATTCGTGAGCAGACAGAAGAGATGAAGAAAAAAAATATTGAGTTCGATTGCATTCCAGGAGTTAGTTCATTCTTAGGTGCTGCATCAAGTATTGGGGCTGAATACACAGTCCCAGAAGTTTCTCAAAGTGTCATTATTACCAGAATGGCTGGCAGAACACCAGTACCAGATCGTGAATCATTACGTTCTTTTGCCCAACATAGAACGTCAATGGTGATTTTCTTGTCGGTCCAAGGGGTGGGTAAAGTGGTCTCTGAATTAATTGCAGGTGGTTATCCTGAAGAAACACCGGTCTGTGTTATCTATAAAGCAACTTGGGATGATGAGAAAAAAGTTCATGGTACCTTAGCAGATATTAAAGATAAAGTAATTGAAGCAGGGATTACTAAAACAGCCTTGATTATGGTAGGAGATTTCTTAGGGGAAGAGTTTTATTATTCAAAACTTTACCATCAAAAATTTAAACATGAGTTCCGTAAATAA
- a CDS encoding decarboxylating cobalt-precorrin-6B (C(15))-methyltransferase has protein sequence MRDSEFIRGKVPMTKEEVRAISLSKLNLGTAASLLDVGAGTGSVGLQAAVEYPNLTVFGIEQKEIAVALINENKEQFGLTNYEVALGKAPVELSQQYDRIFIGGSGGNLAEIIQWSYDHLPEKGILVLNFILFENALEAMNVLEESDFKEVEMVQVGVGDWTKLGKGHYFKPQNQTLIISCEK, from the coding sequence ATGCGTGATTCAGAATTTATTAGAGGAAAAGTCCCAATGACCAAAGAAGAAGTACGAGCAATTAGCTTAAGTAAATTAAACTTAGGAACAGCAGCAAGTTTGTTAGATGTAGGAGCCGGAACGGGTAGCGTAGGGTTACAAGCCGCTGTTGAATATCCTAATTTGACAGTTTTTGGTATTGAACAAAAAGAGATTGCAGTCGCATTAATTAATGAAAATAAAGAGCAATTTGGTTTGACTAACTATGAGGTAGCCCTAGGAAAGGCTCCGGTTGAGTTATCTCAACAATATGATCGGATTTTTATAGGAGGTAGCGGTGGTAACTTAGCCGAAATTATTCAATGGAGTTATGATCATTTACCTGAGAAGGGTATTTTAGTACTGAATTTTATTTTATTCGAAAATGCACTAGAAGCAATGAATGTATTGGAAGAGTCAGATTTTAAAGAAGTTGAGATGGTTCAAGTCGGAGTGGGCGATTGGACGAAACTAGGTAAGGGACATTATTTTAAACCACAAAATCAAACATTAATTATTTCGTGTGAAAAATAG
- a CDS encoding cobalt-precorrin-7 (C(5))-methyltransferase, which translates to MITIVGIGPGRPELILNAGLQAIEAADLIIGSTRQLASFPQVSEENKCELPKKLLALKDILLENKTKKCVVLASGNPMLYGIGNWLSAQFEEDEVVIISGISAIQYLFAKMKLSQNDCYLTSSHGKVPDLELIFSLPKVAMVTDDSCGPYQLAQASLVSGKSKRFLIGENLSYPNERIMWYEASEVPDRKYELNVVVIIDA; encoded by the coding sequence ATGATTACAATTGTAGGAATAGGTCCGGGGCGTCCGGAATTGATTTTAAATGCGGGCTTACAAGCGATAGAAGCAGCCGATTTAATTATCGGAAGTACTCGTCAACTTGCTAGTTTTCCGCAAGTATCAGAAGAAAACAAATGTGAATTACCAAAAAAATTGTTAGCACTAAAAGATATCTTATTAGAAAATAAAACAAAAAAATGTGTTGTTTTAGCATCAGGAAATCCAATGCTTTATGGTATTGGTAATTGGTTAAGTGCTCAATTTGAAGAAGATGAGGTAGTGATCATTTCAGGAATCAGCGCTATCCAATATTTATTTGCCAAAATGAAACTCTCACAAAATGATTGTTATTTAACAAGTAGTCACGGTAAAGTTCCTGATTTAGAGTTGATTTTTAGTTTACCTAAAGTAGCTATGGTAACAGATGATAGTTGTGGGCCTTATCAATTGGCTCAAGCTTCATTAGTTAGTGGTAAATCTAAACGTTTTTTAATAGGCGAAAATTTAAGTTATCCAAATGAGCGAATAATGTGGTATGAAGCAAGTGAAGTCCCAGATAGAAAATATGAATTGAATGTGGTGGTGATAATTGATGCGTGA
- the cbiD gene encoding cobalt-precorrin-5B (C(1))-methyltransferase CbiD, producing MVEEYVYYNGKKLRKGYTTGTCASAAALAALKMLLSREELEAISIKTASGVALTLPLVSAEIHADYGIAAIEKDGGDDADATHGMWIYAKVSLNQTGSITIDGGEGIGRVTKAGLPIEVGQAAINPVPRKMIKESLLPYLPEKCGADVLIYAPEGLERSRQTFNSRLGIMGGISILGTTGVVTPMSEEGWKASITLELEMKYQQGLRRIVLTPGNYGEEFVHNAMNIPSDKVVNMSNFVGYVLNEVQRIGFDEILMVGHIGKFIKVAAGIFSTHSKDADARNEILVANLALLGAPTAMLKKVYSCTTTEAAGDIIEEYGYEEVYQIIVDKIKKRSELLLRYKKRAVAIEAIMFSSQRGLLASTKPLDELGETYR from the coding sequence ATCGTGGAAGAGTACGTCTACTATAATGGGAAAAAATTAAGAAAAGGTTACACAACTGGGACTTGCGCTAGTGCTGCTGCTTTAGCAGCTTTAAAAATGTTACTGTCTCGTGAAGAATTAGAAGCTATTTCAATCAAAACAGCTTCGGGTGTCGCCTTAACTTTACCGTTAGTCTCAGCTGAAATTCATGCAGATTATGGGATTGCAGCAATTGAAAAAGATGGGGGAGATGATGCTGACGCTACTCATGGGATGTGGATTTATGCTAAAGTCTCTCTCAATCAAACAGGAAGTATCACAATTGATGGGGGAGAAGGAATTGGAAGAGTGACAAAAGCCGGCTTACCAATTGAAGTGGGACAAGCTGCGATTAACCCAGTTCCTCGTAAGATGATTAAAGAAAGTTTGCTACCTTATCTACCAGAAAAGTGTGGTGCGGATGTCTTAATTTATGCCCCAGAAGGGCTGGAAAGAAGTCGGCAAACATTTAATAGTCGTTTAGGTATTATGGGAGGTATCAGCATTCTAGGCACAACAGGGGTTGTAACTCCCATGTCAGAAGAGGGGTGGAAAGCCTCTATTACCTTGGAATTAGAAATGAAGTACCAACAAGGGTTACGCCGGATTGTGTTAACTCCAGGTAATTACGGTGAAGAATTTGTTCACAATGCCATGAATATTCCAAGTGACAAGGTCGTTAATATGAGTAATTTTGTAGGATATGTTCTCAATGAAGTTCAAAGAATTGGCTTTGATGAGATTCTCATGGTGGGTCATATTGGCAAGTTTATTAAAGTTGCAGCTGGTATTTTCTCAACGCATAGTAAAGATGCGGATGCTCGTAATGAAATCCTAGTAGCTAATTTAGCCTTGCTAGGAGCTCCTACAGCAATGTTAAAAAAAGTCTATAGCTGTACGACGACTGAAGCAGCTGGAGATATTATTGAAGAGTACGGTTATGAAGAAGTTTATCAAATAATTGTTGATAAAATTAAAAAACGTAGTGAACTACTATTACGTTATAAAAAACGTGCGGTGGCGATTGAAGCAATCATGTTTTCATCACAACGTGGTCTATTGGCTAGCACGAAACCACTAGACGAGTTAGGGGAGACGTATCGATGA
- a CDS encoding cobalt-precorrin-8 methylmutase, translated as MKTRDYQQNPHLIEKESFIIIQSIIDELEPDYTFETPVHEAIIKRAIHTTADFDYMHSLSFTHDVIKRIQEVILNGGTIFTDTNMALSGINKKKLTDYGCDYFCYVGEPKVAEVAKEKGITRSMAAIEVAATVPGLKCFVLGNAPTAVYKILEMHETGELDVAAVVGVPVGFVGAEESKAELATSDIPAIAALGRKGGSNLAAAIVNAILYNMPERD; from the coding sequence ATGAAAACAAGAGACTATCAACAAAACCCGCACTTAATTGAAAAAGAAAGTTTTATTATTATTCAATCAATTATTGATGAGTTAGAACCGGACTACACTTTTGAAACACCTGTTCATGAAGCAATTATAAAACGTGCTATTCACACAACAGCTGATTTTGATTATATGCATAGCTTATCTTTTACTCACGATGTAATTAAACGTATTCAAGAAGTTATTTTAAACGGTGGTACTATTTTTACTGATACAAATATGGCACTTAGTGGAATTAATAAGAAAAAATTAACGGATTACGGTTGTGACTATTTCTGTTATGTCGGTGAACCTAAAGTAGCTGAAGTAGCCAAAGAAAAAGGAATCACTCGTTCGATGGCAGCGATTGAAGTTGCGGCGACTGTTCCAGGACTGAAATGTTTCGTCTTAGGGAATGCGCCAACAGCTGTCTATAAAATCTTAGAGATGCATGAAACAGGAGAGTTAGATGTTGCAGCTGTTGTCGGTGTTCCAGTAGGTTTTGTAGGTGCTGAAGAGTCTAAAGCGGAGCTAGCAACAAGTGATATTCCAGCAATTGCTGCATTAGGTAGAAAAGGTGGAAGTAATTTAGCAGCAGCTATTGTTAATGCTATTTTGTACAACATGCCGGAGCGTGATTAA
- the cbiB gene encoding adenosylcobinamide-phosphate synthase CbiB has translation MIENSLVVVGAFLLDSLLGDPYTWPHPVKLIGNSIAFLDNFIQKNIKNKQVKYVAGLFLWLIIVLGTGLVTITLLKVATSIHPVIGLLVSLYLSYTTLAMKSLAFEGKKMIKVLKEGSLEEARKQVGMIVGRDTSELNKKEICQATIETIAENTNDGMIAPLFYLVIGGPVLGMMYKAVNTLDSMVGYKNKKHLEVGAVSAILDDVFSFIPARITWLLMMLLSFILPFDGRNAVKIGWRDRYNHKSPNSAFPEAVVAGALGIQLGGTHLYHGVEVYKPTIGENLKAVDYEDIVKTNQLLYETSFVALLIFSTIKFMVMGN, from the coding sequence ATGATAGAGAATAGTCTGGTGGTTGTTGGTGCCTTTCTTTTGGATAGTCTGTTAGGAGATCCCTATACATGGCCACATCCAGTAAAATTAATTGGAAATAGTATCGCTTTTTTAGATAATTTTATTCAAAAAAACATTAAAAATAAACAGGTGAAATATGTAGCCGGTCTTTTTCTGTGGCTAATTATTGTTTTAGGGACGGGACTTGTCACGATAACGTTATTAAAAGTGGCAACCTCAATCCATCCAGTTATCGGTTTACTAGTTAGTCTCTACCTGAGTTATACAACATTAGCTATGAAAAGCTTAGCTTTTGAAGGGAAAAAAATGATTAAGGTATTAAAAGAGGGTAGTTTAGAAGAGGCACGGAAGCAAGTAGGCATGATTGTTGGACGAGACACGTCTGAGTTAAATAAAAAAGAAATTTGCCAAGCCACAATCGAGACGATTGCTGAAAATACTAATGATGGTATGATTGCTCCTTTATTTTACTTAGTAATTGGTGGTCCCGTCTTAGGTATGATGTATAAGGCAGTTAATACGTTGGATTCGATGGTGGGGTATAAAAATAAGAAACATTTAGAAGTAGGGGCAGTTTCAGCCATTCTCGATGACGTCTTCAGCTTTATTCCCGCCCGTATTACATGGTTGTTGATGATGCTTTTGAGTTTTATCTTACCATTTGACGGGCGTAATGCTGTCAAAATAGGATGGCGTGATCGTTATAATCATAAGAGTCCTAACAGTGCTTTTCCAGAAGCTGTAGTTGCAGGAGCCTTAGGTATTCAATTAGGTGGCACTCATTTATATCACGGTGTAGAAGTTTATAAACCCACGATTGGTGAGAACTTAAAAGCAGTTGATTACGAAGATATTGTAAAAACAAATCAGTTATTATATGAGACGAGTTTCGTCGCATTATTAATATTTAGTACGATTAAATTTATGGTTATGGGGAATTAA